The Marasmius oreades isolate 03SP1 chromosome 2, whole genome shotgun sequence genomic sequence ACCGTTCCCAGTGAGAAGAAGGCCACGTCGGACGCACCCACACCGTCTACAGGAGGGAAACCAGACAAGAAAACATACGAAGAAGAGCAACAGAGGTTGAAGGGTGAAATTGATGCTGTTCAGGTTAAGCTTGTGAGAACTCTTTCTTTAACCACCCAGCATTGCATTGACCACGTATACTAGTCGGGCGTGAAGGAAAAGATTGGCCTTGCTACCAAAGGAAGCTCAGGGAACGAGAGACGCAATGCTCTCAAAGCCGAGCTCGATAGCATCAGGGACCAGCAGTCCTCCAACAAAATGTCCagaggtaaaatccttgaccAGGTTAAATCTTATCAGGATTCCATTGGAAAGAAAGTGAGAATTTGAATTCTTGATACATGTACCATGTTGACCGTGCGTCATAATAGATCAAAGACTTGCAGGCGGCGAAGACTAAAATCCCTTACAAAAGCGTGGCAGAGGTCGATGCTCACATCAAGTGCGTATCACAGCGACCTAGCGTATGTGTCTCATTAAAACATGTTCTTGTAGAAACTTGGAGAACCAGGTGGAGTCTGGAAGCATGAAGCTCGCGGACGAAAAACGTGCGTTGCAGGAGATAAGTCAATGCAAACGGAATCGACGAGCTGTCGAGAGCTTCCAGGCCGACCAGGATGCCATCGAAACGGAGCGTCAGAAAGTTGATGAACTCAAGAAACTACTCGATGATCCTGAGTCCAAGGCAATCTCCGAGCGCTATGAGAAGATCAAGGCAGATTTGGATGCAttgaagaaggaggaggacgagGCCTACCAAGGCCGATCGAAGCTTTTCGAGGAACGTGATACTCTTCAGGCGCAGGTTAACGTCCTATACAATGAAAAGAGGGAGTCCAGTCAGAAGTACCGGGAGGCAAATGATCGCTACTGGACGAAGGTTAACGAGGACAAGGCTCGTCGCGCGGAGAAGGCCAAGGCTCAACGAGCTGCAGAGGAAGCAcaaaagaaacaagagattGCTCAGCGGCTTAGGGAAGAGGCCGAGATTCCTGCTTTCCAGGCTCAAATTGAGGACTGTCAGACCCTCATCGACGCATTGTCTGGAAAGTCAACCGGAGAAGTCACGTTCAAGAGTACGCCTTTACAGCCTGAAAGGGGCGAAATCGCCGGTGTTGCTAAGCTCGAAATACGGAAAGTGGAGGCAGCGCCCGAAGGCATGGTCCCACgtaagaaaaagaatgatgacgacgagaacTATTTTGTCGGAAGCAAGGGCAAAAGCAAAGGCACCAAGAAGCCTCCCGCCAAGTCCAACGGCAATGCTGACGCTGCTCCTGCATCGGCAGCCAGTTCATCACAGCTCAACCTCCCCTTCTCAACTCTTTCGGCTTTGCTTTCCCTATCCATCCCTCCCCCCACCTCCACTGTTGACGTCCCTCGTGTGATAGAGAAC encodes the following:
- a CDS encoding uncharacterized protein (BUSCO:EOG09264HOY), encoding MPPAKTKTTNGPSGKGKIAVSANEMTTPISTVPSEKKATSDAPTPSTGGKPDKKTYEEEQQRLKGEIDAVQVKLSGVKEKIGLATKGSSGNERRNALKAELDSIRDQQSSNKMSRGKILDQVKSYQDSIGKKIKDLQAAKTKIPYKSVAEVDAHIKNLENQVESGSMKLADEKRALQEISQCKRNRRAVESFQADQDAIETERQKVDELKKLLDDPESKAISERYEKIKADLDALKKEEDEAYQGRSKLFEERDTLQAQVNVLYNEKRESSQKYREANDRYWTKVNEDKARRAEKAKAQRAAEEAQKKQEIAQRLREEAEIPAFQAQIEDCQTLIDALSGKSTGEVTFKSTPLQPERGEIAGVAKLEIRKVEAAPEGMVPRKKKNDDDENYFVGSKGKSKGTKKPPAKSNGNADAAPASAASSSQLNLPFSTLSALLSLSIPPPTSTVDVPRVIENVKTKKAWFEANQARVTAESITKADAEIQRLLYESSKEAGKSQDSMTSEIIPPNGGGERPGEPAPTPNVHDMASVAVPTEEVDSKLEVVQEQNGEAHAEAQ